The following coding sequences lie in one Cannabis sativa cultivar Pink pepper isolate KNU-18-1 chromosome 5, ASM2916894v1, whole genome shotgun sequence genomic window:
- the LOC115715636 gene encoding uncharacterized protein LOC115715636, whose translation MVDDGSDNGLHEEGAPKFELKVNHEAKLRELLHKINSLEIKLCSDATKEFIRLLKGNSGSELLKYYVRSSCRCSELLDAWKLQRGKPGLSYILKLIFVILSHPDGRYRPNDKEGLVISRVLDKFARLIIEELLEDVYKELNGKETKSQNAALRLMASIVRRGSGLASDVAKNFDFKLKGFSKLAEFKKKQNEKKAKRSSRKSFVGFAMSFLEVGKPGLLRWVLQQKEMYSGVLRGLGNDDDDETVVYVLSTLRDKILVEESLVPPGLRSVLFGSGTLEQLVNISGKGNGGYAAELAYNILVLVCTDPCNGLMPDLTRHPSPLRGNPKRLLGLMKKLNATESIFHRDLILAIVSGRPSFGAAYMEEFPYNLEDYASPNWFSIVTLAANLISSVGNGLKFDFLASRPHDLLWQSILKCLCPRSFSRSVINKGLLHSDFLVKHGTLRLLFEALKLLDSLIGAINSQSSFTSSDVVQVKQLIQNEVRTLLPDPQVLLTLLSSLSSQSKNRVSSLKRKSDSGKQGRDNVKKLKTDHMNNTYSDIIVGGVNLSTDLAPFEDSDRIIGTPSADEFDDGKDIVKILHEIWGPHLCDMSTFAMKDAEIYFQSKLFDALKTYFRVMPTVLEGSFEFLINLLVDPLGLDTNLQHSLLSLLIEYVVWSPTGTPVSAPPLMYKHLQSFMTLLICSPLSEVKNKACDLAQAAMLSTGAFDRNLHEIRSWFLFIPGYGRRNSDLHIPGVEVLQSMCQVVISFLCDAISTMGNNLFKYWDMVKLRTCNLEGLKDRSPDFSPLVVCILQKCLRLLDSKSETFTSPEKSMISLYVGNTLKYILQTQVDARLLSAVVDSMLSERFCEHSSVSDVSGAAFCEWRPLKNLFLLSQCISHPETSVFSIDNKAIPAVRSFGDKVKIFITSGNNGEIAGMTKDFASSIICATPEEISKNFPAVVTVLKNLFGVSTYLMPSVFFLDHTFLASISNLWPDIFLLGLEMAVSGKSKDKTDDAGGDTDGAFVAGEMICDKGFDANEAAATFSFFLKQTPFHILLPSLMCSDGPYSTHPVKIKDLLLAKLAEWKFDNCFVSYLRLLLFWIHQLQSSYTVSPLAKVQELSEVCFILLKDLLGQLHLNGDFDSPRTTRIHLSTQEVQELAETIFCHPAVEISLSRPFTCEMGLSNTSLVDNMDTLINLSRQSVHKLDHHVLDMLGTAYEYFLSLCDDQHFNTKHEKGIGKHLRKVFNVPIQRVIEAVKDRFKVCICTENMMPLLQPYYALYVLNHFIGPFELLDLVQWMFNRVSMDTYADWNANRISAISFGFCIAAGAFRNLSSYLVQPLSKRQKYNILWEMEGNRNAKNVEEIYFLVTKFALKVKTDYADLCLLEAVKAAHRQKYVQHDDFHSCLVLSRVVINTSVKIISHCIYETTKTRAKLLFFLTDVSSLHISIFGHLFFNMMNKDISHKSKFVEELPEFAPSDEHYLMLLPTALSYLNSYCVKYGLQYYKHFRSIPCFYSKFLLKSLVNWKSFVRSDVFQEEYGEFVPSSTEELLNLVNDSLLGKAIRMLQYHFALNGDSVQLKKRLKLFNSIFLDSFEREELMDCDFAEIDSYSLGDSLNFIIRVIAKISFGRMLLFPICNQSQLLPLEESGVLKDIQMEMGPTRDESSKMYFINILVGIWQLIVKKFSSVSYSGQKSTYVLPLYGYLEAFILRSILELTKDMHETLIQLESIPFLEQLMKSALRYRFEDPTTLKMLQDILTLLSDGEFSRDFYLQLLLSHSQFESSVQSVSLSTNSSQLGAFLRPISGVLRHLVFPTENNASDSSYLNLESTVLYMRKLELIKLLRTLFPSKPHESAFDLEKSVGINFRSLHLMLLSSYGAKLSKIDMEIYNLMLAIESIDGLEAENIAGSDHLWGSAALKIEKERALEHDPSNVVADDEAVKERHRSQFRDNLPIDPKICASTVLYFPYDRIASNEAITLENFQSSDFTRMLANYAQTSTPDDGNLERYDPVFILHFSLYSLSAGHIEPMEFAGLGLLAVAFVSMSSPDDGIRRLAYSILGIFKKALELCKKRKEVTRIRLLLSSLQNGIETPWQRVPSVVAIFAAEASFILLDPSHDHYATISRVLMNSSKLSMKNVPLFNEFFWSTSVNFRAERLWILRLLYAGLNLDDDVQIYTRNSILETLMSFYFSPLSDNESKDLILQILKKSLKCYKMTRHLVENCGLFSWLSSVVSIFSKMNSREEKNIFMMQLTVVLQAVYNIMFSRNTIEWLQKKALEQLMELMSHLCRFLVNGLILLKDHVTLVNLILKIMISTLNISHKRKIYQPQFNLSMDGLYQICEAIRTDDDAITLGDPELGLKAILMSTPPAAVFCMSLEKLSKFIGWAISSALQADSAKLHQNKEPQHILSAISKDEQSEESLVSKLLRWLTASIILGKLNVESKDLDPKLGLNLKDLVSLFEHSETECEEGREDRIQRHQFLASTILYLQLLVRTNHKVLPSVVSALSILLGNASSLADDTHKNGVRLLLESLWLKIRYPVEANPAWRWSFYQPWKDLCLELTDLQKIDELHACQILLHIMAHLLGSPQSEGLQSLVEEVQRVDAFEWEKYIFETVHLL comes from the exons ATGGTGGATGATGGTTCTGACAACGGGCTTCATGAAGAAGGGGCTCCAAAGTTTGAGCTAAAAGTGAATCATGAGGCTAAACTCAGagaactattacataaaattaattcacTGGAAATAAAGTTATGCTCAGATGCTACAAAAGAGTTCATCAGGTTACTTAAAGGTAACTCTGGAAGTGAGTTGCTTAAATATTATGTGAGGAGTTCATGTAGGTGCTCAGAGCTTCTTGATGCTTGGAAGCTTCAACGAGGAAAACCTGGTTTATcatacattttaaaattaatttttgttattttgagtCATCCTGATGGGAGGTATAGACCCAATGATAAAGAGGGTTTAGTTATAAGTAGGGTTCTTGATAAGTTTGCTCGATTGATTATTGAAGAACTTTTGGAAGATGTGTACAAAGAGCTCAATGGTAAAGAAACAAAGAGCCAAAATGCAGCACTTCGGCTTATGGCTTCGATTGTCCGGCGGGGTTCAGGGTTGGCTTCTGATGTTGCTAAGAATTTTGATTTCAAACTCAAAGGGTTTTCTAAGCTGGCCGAGTTCAAGAAGAAGCAAAATGAGAAGAAAGCAAAACGGTCTTCCAGAAAGTCTTTTGTTGGGTTTGCAATGTCATTTTTGGAGGTGGGAAAGCCAGGGTTGTTGAGGTGGGTGTTGCAGCAGAAGGAAATGTATTCTGGTGTACTTCGTGGGCTTGGGAATGATGATGACGATGAGACTGTTGTTTATGTTCTGTCCACTTTGAGAGATAAGATTCTTGTTGAGGAGTCATTGGTTCCTCCAGGTCTTAGGAGTGTTCTTTTTGGTAGTGGCACTTTGGAGCAATTGGTTAATATTTCCGGAAAGGGTAATGGTGGCTATGCTGCAGAGTTGGCATACAATATTCTTGTTTTGGTCTGTACTGATCCCTGTAATGGATTGATGCCTGATCTTACAAGACACCCAAGTCCTTTAAGGGGTAATCCAAAACGTCTTTTGGGGCTTATGAAGAAACTGAATGCAACTGAGAGCATCTTTCACAGAGACTTGATTTTGGCTATTGTTAGTGGGAGACCCTCTTTCGGTGCTGCATATATGGAAGAGTTTCCTTACAAccttgaagattatgcatcaccTAATTG GTTTTCAATTGTGACTTTGGCTGCAAATTTGATCTCCTCAGTTGGAAATGGCCTAAAGTTTGATTTCCTTGCTTCCAGACCTCATGATCTGCTATGGCAGAGTATCTTGAAATGCTTGTGTCCTCGTTCATTCTCACGGTCAGTAATCAATAAGGGGTTGCTTCACTCAGATTTTCTAGTTAAGCATGGAACTTTGCGGCTGCTTTTTGAAGCACTGAAGTTGCTAGATTCTTTAATTGGGGCTATAAATAGTCAAAGTAGTTTTACTTCAAGTGATGTAGTTCAAGTGAAGCAACTAATTCAAAATGAGGTTCGAACATTGCTTCCTGATCCACAAGTTCTGCTGACTCTACTTTCATCTCTGAGTAGCCAATCCAAAAATCGTGTCAGTTCTCTAAAGAGGAAATCAGACTCAGGGAAGCAGGGGAGAGATAAtgtgaaaaaattgaaaacagaTCATATGAACAACACATATTCAGATATCATTGTGGGTGGAGTAAATCTTTCTACAGACCTTGCTCCATTTGAGGACAGTGACAGAATTATAGGTACACCTAGTGCAGATGAATTTGACGATGGAAAGGATATTGTAAAAATTCTTCATGAAATTTGGGGGCCACACCTGTGCGATATGTCTACTTTTGCGATGAAAGATGCAGAGATATACTTTCAGTCCAAGCTTTTTGATGCTCTCAAAACTTATTTT CGAGTAATGCCAACTGTTTTGGAGGGATCATTCGAGTTCCTTATAAATCTCCTAGTTGATCCTTTGGGACTAGATACTAACTTACAGCATTCTCTATTGTCTTTGCTAATAGAATATGTTGTATGGTCTCCTACTGGAACTCCTGTATCGGCTCCTCCTTTGATGTATAAACATCTTCAGTCATTTATGACATTGTTAATTTGTTCACCCTTAAGTGAAGTTAAGAATAAAGCTTGTGATCTAGCACAAGCAGCGATGCTAAGTACTGGTGCCTTTGATAGAAATCTTCATGAAATTAGATCATGGTTCTTGTTTATACCAGGTTATGGCAGAAGAAATTCTGATCTACACATTCCAGGTGTGGAAGTATTACAGAGCATGTGTCAGGTTGTCATCTCATTCTTATGTGATGCAATTTCTACTATGGGAAATAATTTATTCAAATATTGGGACATGGTTAAGCTTCGTACCTGCAACTTAGAAGGGCTAAAAG ATAGATCACCTGATTTCAGCCCTCTTGTTGTATGTATACTGCAAAAGTGCCTAAGGTTGCTTGATTCTAAATCTGAGACTTTTACATCGCCTGAAAAATCAATGATATCATTGTATGTGGgtaatacactaaaatatatcttGCAAACTCAG GTAGATGCGAGGTTACTGTCTGCTGTAGTTGATTCAATGTTATCTGAGAGATTTTGTGAACATAGTTCTGTTAGTGATGTTTCTGGTGCTGCCTTCTGTGAGTGGAGACCATTGAagaatttatttcttttatcGCAATGTATATCTCATCCAGAAACATCTGTCTTTTCTATTGATAATAAAGCTATACCAGCTGTTAGATCTTTTGGAGATAAAGTTAAAATATTCATAACCAGTGGGAACAATGGTGAAATAGCTGGAATGACCAAAGATTTTGCTTCCTCAATCATTTGCGCAACGCCTGAAGAGATTTCAAAAAACTTTCCAGCTGTTGTGACTGTATTAAAAAATCTTTTTGGTGTTTCCACATATCTAATGCCATCTGTGTTCTTTCTTGATCATACGTTTCTGGCAAGTATTTCTAATTTATGGCCTGATATCTTTCTTCTTGGCCTGGAAATGGCTGTATCGGGTAAAAGCAAAGACAAAACAGATGATGCCGGCGGAGATACCGATGGTGCTTTTGTTGCAGGAGAAATGATTTGTGACAAAGGTTTTGATGCAAATGAAGCTGCAGCTACCTTTAGTTTCTTTTTAAAGCAGACACCTTTTCATATATTATTACCTTCCCTTATGTGCAGTGATGGTCCTTATTCCACACACCCCGTGAAAATAAAAGACCTTCTGTTGGCTAAACTGGCAGAGTGGAAATTTGATAACTGCTTTGTCTCTTATCTGCGCCTTTTGCTATTCTGGATTCATCAGTTACAATCATCTTATACGGTTAGCCCTTTAGCCAAAGTCCAAGAGCTTTCTGAGGTTTGCTTTATTCTCTTAAAAGACTTGTTGGGTCAGTTACATTTGAATGGGGATTTTGATTCTCCCAGAACTACTAGAATTCATTTGTCAACCCAAGAAGTCCAAGAACTGGCTGAAACTATCTTTTGTCATCCCGCAGTAGAGATATCACTTTCTCGCCCTTTTACCTGTGAGATGGGCTTGTCAAATACAAGCCTTGTTGACAATATGGatactttaattaatttatccAGGCAGAGCGTTCATAAGTTAGATCATCATGTTTTAGATATGCTGGGAACAGCTTATGAGTACTTTCTTTCTCTTTGCGACGATCAGCATTTTAATACCAAACATGAAAAAGGCATTGGGAAAcatcttaggaaagtttttaatGTTCCAATCCAGAGGGTTATTGAAGCGGTGAAGGATAGGTTCAAGGTATGCATTTGCACAGAAAATATGATGCCCCTCCTCCAACCATACTATGCTTTATATGTTCTGAATCATTTTATAGGCCCCTTTGAGCTGCTCGATTTAGTGCAGTGGATGTTCAATAGAGTTTCCATGGATACTTATGCAGATTGGAATGCTAACAGGATATCTGCTATTTCTTTTGGGTTTTGCATTGCTGCTGGTGCTTTCAGAAATCTATCTAGCTATTTGGTGCAGCCATTGTCAAAGAGACAAAAATACAATATACTTTGGGAAATGGAAGGGAATAGAAATGCAAAGAATGTTGAGGAGATCTATTTTCTGGTGACAAAGTTTGCCTTGAAAGTTAAAACAGATTATGCGGATCTCTGCTTGCTTGAGGCTGTTAAAGCTGCACACAGACAAAAATATGTGCAGCACGATGATTTTCATTCTTGTTTGGTATTGTCAAGAGTTGTCATAAACACTTCTGTGAAAATCATTTCCCATTGCATTTATGAGACAACAAAGACCAGAGCTAAGTTATTGTTTTTTCTCACTGATGTCAGCTCCCTTCATATATCAATCTTTGggcatttattttttaatatgatgAACAAAGATATATCTCATAAAAGTAAATTTGTGGAGGAGCTCCCTGAATTTGCTCCTTCTGATGAGCATTATTTGATGCTTCTACCCACTGCTTTGTCATACTTGAATTCATACTGCGTGAAATATGGATTGCAGTATTACAAGCACTTTAGAAGTATTCCTTGTTTTTATTCGAAGTTTCTTTTGAAAAGTCTTGTCAATTGGAAGAGCTTTGTGCGTAGTGACGTGTTTCAGGAGGAATATGGTGAGTTTGTACCATCATCTACTGAAGAACTTCTCAATCTTGTAAATGATAGTCTTCTTGGAAAAGCCATCCGTATGTTGCAGTATCACTTTGCCTTAAATGGAGATTCAGTACAACTGAAGAAGCGGCTGAAGCTATTTAATTCCATATTCCTGGATTCTTTTGAACGTGAGGAGCTGATGGACTGTGATTTTGCTGAAATTGATTCTTACTCACTTGGCGACTCATTGAATTTTATTATAAGAGTTATTGCAAAGATTTCATTTGGAAGGATGTTGTTGTTTCCCATTTGTAATCAAAGTCAGTTACTTCCATTAGAAGAAAGCGGAGTTTTGAAAGATATTCAGATGGAAATGGGGCCAACTAGAGATGAAAGTTCAAAAATGTACTTTATTAACATTTTAGTGGGAATTTGGCAATTGATTGTTAAAAAGTTCTCTTCTGTTTCTTATAGTGGTCAAAAGAGCACATATGTTTTGCCCCTGTATGGATACTTAGAAGCTTTCATATTAAGAAGTATTCTTGAATTAACTAAAGATATGCATGAGACTCTTATCCAGCTAGAATCCATTCCCTTTCTAGAGCAATTGATGAAGTCTGCTCTTAGATATCGATTTGAAGATCCCACAACTTTGAAAATGCTCCAAGATATCCTAACTCTGTTGTCTGATGGGGAATTTTCACGTGACTTTTACCTCCAGCTTCTACTTTCCCACTCCCAATTTGAGTCTAGTGTTCAGTCGGTCTCTCTCTCAACAAATAGTTCGCAACTTGGGGCATTTTTGAGGCCTATATCTGGTGTTCTGAGACATCTTGTTTTTCCTACTGAAAATAATGCATCTGATAGCAGTTATTTAAATCTAGAATCAACTGTGTTGTACATGAGAAAGTTGGAGCTTATTAAATTGTTGCGGACACTCTTTCCATCCAAACCACATGAGTCGGCTTTTGATTTGGAAAAAAGTGTAGGCATAAATTTCAGAAGTCTGCatttaatgcttttgtcttCCTATGGTGCAAAGCTTAGCAAAATTGATATGGAGATATACAATCTGATGTTGGCAATTGAATCTATTGATGGATTGGAGGCTGAAAACATTGCTGGTTCTGATCACCTGTGGGGTAGTGCTgctttaaaaatagaaaaagaaagagcTTTGGAACATGATCCATCTAATGTGGTGGCTGATGATGAAGCAGTAAAAGAACGTCATAGAAGTCAATTTAGAGATAACCTTCCTATTGACCCCAAAATATGTGCTTCTACAGTGCTATATTTTCCCTATGATAGAATTGCATCTAATGAAGCTATAACCTTGGAAAATTTTCAATCAAGTGATTTTACCCGTATGCTTGCG AATTATGCCCAGACTAGTACACCTGATGATGGAAATCTAGAGCGATATGATCCTGTCTTCATCTTGCACTTCTCGCTTTATAGCCTATCAGCAGGTCATATTGAACCCATGGAGTTTGCTGGTTTAGGCTTGCTTGCTGTTGCATTTGTTAGCATGTCATCACCTGATGATGGGATAAGAAGATTGGCTTATAGTATTCTTGGGATATTTAAGAAAGCACTGGAG CTATGTAAAAAACGGAAAGAAGTGACACGGATACGACTTTTGCTTAGTTCTTTGCAAAATGGTATAGAAACACCATGGCAGAGAGTTCCCTCTGTTGTTGCAATATTTGCTGCAGAGGCATCATTTATATTGTTAGATCCTTCACATGATCATTATGCAACAATAAGTAGGGTTTTGATGAATTCGTCTAAGTTGAGTATGAAG AATGTACCTCTTTTTAATGAATTCTTCTGGAGTACATCTGTTAATTTTAGAGCAGAAAGGTTGTGGATACTTCGTCTCCTATATGCGGGGTTGAACTTGGATGATGATGTTCAAATTTATACGAGGAACTCCATTCTTGAGACTCTAATGAGCTTTTACTTTTCTCCACTTTCAGACAATGAGTCCAAGGATCTAATTCTTCAG ATATTGAAGAAATCACTCAAATGTTACAAAATGACTCGACATCTGGTTGAAAATTGTGGTCTCTTTTCATGGTTGTCTTCTGTTGTCTCGATCTTCAGTAAAATGAACTCTAGAGAGGAAAAGAACATTTTCATGATGCAATTGACTGTAGTGTTACAG GCTGTCTACAATATCATGTTCTCCAGAAACACAATCGAGTGGTTGCAAAAGAAGGCCCTTGAACAGCTCATGGAACTTATGTCTCACCTGTGCAGATTTTTGGTTAATGGTTTGATATTGCTAAAGGATCATGTGACATTGGTCAATTTGATTCTAAAAATTATGATATCAACTTTGAATATATCCCATAAAAGGAAAATATATCAGCCACAGTTTAACCTATCAATGGATGGTTTGTATCAAATATGTGAGGCTATTCGTACGGATGATGATGCAATAACTTTGGGTGATCCTGAGCTTGGGCTCAAAGCTATACTCATGAGTACACCTCCAGCTGCTGTGTTTTGCATG AGTCTAGAGAAGCTATCAAAGTTCATTGGATGGGCAATTTCCTCTGCTTTGCAAGCTGATTCAGCAAAATTGCATCAAAACAAAGAACCTCAGCACATTCTCTCAGCTATTTCAAAGGATGAGCAATCTGAAGAATCCCTAGTATCAAAACTTCTACGTTGGCTTACTGCTTCCATAATCCTAGGGAAACTTAATGTGGAATCCAAAGATTTGGATCCAAAGCTAGGGTTGAACTTAAAGGATCTGGTGAGTTTATTTGAACATTCTGAAACTGAATGTGAAGAAGGCAGAGAAGATAGAATTCAGCGTCACCAGTTTTTAGCTTCTACAATTCTCTACCTCCAATTGCTTGTTCGCACCAACCACAAAGTTCTACCATCTGTCGTATCTGCTCTTAGTATTCTCCTTGGAAATGCCTCAAGTCTTGCAG ATGATACACATAAAAATGGGGTTCGGCTGTTATTGGAATCACTGTGGTTGAAAATACGCTACCCTGTTGAAGCTAATCCTGCATGGAGATG GTCATTTTACCAACCATGGAAGGATCTCTGCTTGGAATTAACtgatttacaaaaaatagatgAACTCCATGCTTGCCAAATTCTTCTCCATATCATGGCACATCTACTTGGAAGTCCTCAATCTGAAGGGCTGCAAAGTTTGGTAGAAGAAGTTCAAAGAGTCGATGCCTTTGAATGGGAAAAATACATATTCGAGACTGTGCATTTATTATAA
- the LOC115717305 gene encoding uncharacterized protein LOC115717305, whose amino-acid sequence MVVLPALVTRIRTPPLTKHFRTLRRPLTLSQTHKMVEIRATSKRPTCQTCTKPARLCLCSRIKTPELDNSVSVTILQHSLEQKHPLNSTRIAVLGLKNVTVATVSDVILEARFDIWLLDSKSELGSFYRSNGMEFDHVLGSTDTQKLIDEHCDGTRTEEENVDDFGHKLFAKCPKEKSNSMIGSLETFSLGRDISGYDNAQNGIEDWSNERKSGLSKRNGTSFKGEDEVALETHHEKLFKQPDVGDKTSAAMKLNMVSDESKLANFDCSGIEDVQSGKERPVVTATISKQGVVKHLCHSWMLQNNHEKPKFDKILDIDTARDVLEKGFIVQKLQKRRQQASLELEEHLEFEIKVPPGTVLLFPTEEAMSVDGLRAANFEVKNLIVLDGTWAKAKRIYAENPWLKLLPHLKLELDKVSLYNGVRMQPKAGCLSTIESIVYTLKAVGDDNLQGLDNLLDVFESMVDDQKRCKEKRLRNDLNSI is encoded by the coding sequence ATGGTTGTCTTACCAGCGTTGGTGACAAGGATCCGGACACCGCCACTGACCAAACATTTCCGTACCCTCAGAAGGCCCTTAACTCTTTCCCAAACCCATAAGATGGTGGAGATTCGAGCCACCTCCAAGAGACCCACTTGCCAAACCTGCACTAAACCTGCCAGGCTCTGCCTCTGCTCTCGGATCAAGACCCCGGAGCTTGACAATTCCGTAAGTGTGACCATCCTTCAACACAGTTTAGAGCAAAAACACCCTCTTAATTCTACTAGAATTGCTGTGTTAGGCCTCAAGAATGTGACTGTTGCAACTGTTTCTGATGTGATTTTGGAAGCCCGGTTTGACATTTGGTTACTCGACTCAAAATCTGAACTGGGTTCTTTCTATAGATCGAATGGAATGGAATTCGATCATGTTTTGGGGTCTACAGATACCCAGAAATTGATTGATGAGCATTGTGACGGGACAAGAACAGAGGAAGAAAATGTGGATGATTTTGGACACAAGCTGTTTGCGAAATGCCCAAAAGAAAAAAGCAATAGTATGATTGGTTCTCTTGAGACGTTTAGCTTGGGGAGAGATATAAGTGGTTATGATAATGCTCAAAATGGAATAGAAGATTGGAGTAATGAGAGAAAATCTGGCTTATCGAAGAGAAATGGAACATCTTTTAAGGGTGAAGATGAAGTTGCTTTGGAAACTCATCATGAGAAACTATTTAAACAACCTGATGTTGGAGATAAGACATCAGCTGCTATGAAGCTTAATATGGTGTCTGATGAGAGCAAGCTTGCTAATTTTGATTGTAGTGGAATTGAAGATGTACAAAGTGGAAAGGAAAGGCCTGTTGTAACGGCAACAATTAGCAAACAAGGTGTAGTTAAACATCTTTGCCATAGCTGGATGCTGCAAAACAATCACGAGAAGCCAAAGTTTGATAAAATTTTAGACATTGACACTGCTCGTGATGTGCTAGAAAAAGGGTTTATTGTACAAAAGTTGCAAAAGCGGCGGCAGCAGGCGAGCTTGGAGTTGGAAGAGCATTTAGAGTTTGAGATCAAAGTTCCCCCAGGAACTGTACTCTTGTTTCCAACTGAAGAAGCAATGAGTGTTGATGGACTAAGGGCTGCTAACTTTGAGGTGAAGAATTTAATTGTTTTGGATGGAACATGGGCAAAGGCAAAGAGAATATATGCTGAAAACCCCTGGTTGAAACTTTTGCCACACTTGAAGTTGGAATTGGATAAGGTAAGCTTGTATAATGGAGTGAGGATGCAGCCCAAGGCTGGATGTTTGTCAACCATTGAGAGCATTGTGTATACACTAAAAGCAGTAGGAGATGATAATCTTCAAGGCTTGGATAATCTTTTGGATGTCTTTGAGTCAATGGTAGATGACCAAAAGAGATGTAAAGAAAAGAGGTTAAGAAATGACTTGAATTCCATTTAA